The DNA sequence CCGCTTCCAAAACTTTTCCGGTTGGTCTCTATGATTTTACCCAGCAATTCACCGTAGATTGGCGTGGTATGTGTGCCATGTCCGTGGTGATGCTTGTTCCAGCAATTGTATTTGTTCTTCTAACCCAGAGGCAACTGGTGCGGGGTCTCACCTTCGGAGCGTTCAAATAGAAAGGGGGATCAGGATGATAAGAGAAACTCTCTCTTCCCGGGAAAGAGTACTCAAGGCCATCAGTCATGAAGAGCCTGATCGAGTTCCCATCGATATTTCTGCTGTCGATGAGGTGATGGATGCACTCATCGATTACTATAGAATTCAAGTGGAGGATGAAAAAGCCGTAATCTATATGGGTGCCGATGGCCGGGTTTTTGAACGAAAGAGGAACCAGGCGCAATTACGCCTTTTAGAAAAACTGCATGTGGACTTTCGCTGGGCCTGGGCACCGTACGTAGGCCCAGAATTACAAACATATCCTGATGGTTCCCGAGAAGGACTTTTTGGTATTAAGCGCGGTGGGTTTTTCTTTGGATACGCTCTGGAACACCCCCTCAAAGATGCACAAACCGTTCGGGACATTGAGGCCTACCCCTGGAATGAATACGCCAACGTTGACCATTACGATTATGACCAGTTTGCAAGAGAGTGTAAGGATTTTCATGAAGCTGGGTATGCAGTGTATGGAGGACCATGGGCTCCAATCGCTTTTTGGGCTATGGACCTTATGGGTATGGACACGTTCATGATTGCCATGTACGATAATCAAGAGGTGGTACACACCCTGATTGGAAAAATTTCCGACTTCTACTATCGCCAGGCTGAAATCATGTTTC is a window from the Atribacterota bacterium genome containing:
- a CDS encoding uroporphyrinogen decarboxylase family protein: MIRETLSSRERVLKAISHEEPDRVPIDISAVDEVMDALIDYYRIQVEDEKAVIYMGADGRVFERKRNQAQLRLLEKLHVDFRWAWAPYVGPELQTYPDGSREGLFGIKRGGFFFGYALEHPLKDAQTVRDIEAYPWNEYANVDHYDYDQFARECKDFHEAGYAVYGGPWAPIAFWAMDLMGMDTFMIAMYDNQEVVHTLIGKISDFYYRQAEIMFQKGKGFMDIFFMGDDYGVQNGLMMSRTLWKKFFAPHLERLWKLAKSYGLKVQLHSCGSVRELIPDFIAMGLDVLDPIQVRAQGMEPEELKRNYGSKLAFHGSMDTQETLPFGSTEDVRKEVLHRLKTMTPGGGFILSPSQHLLTEIPLENIVTLYETAYEYGFYSVIPKVE